In a genomic window of Kribbella amoyensis:
- a CDS encoding ABATE domain-containing protein produces MAAVAFEVAATIRHDGRGGVLDELESATGVATWIERNAAGVAEVIGQPFAPGSVDPEEIGPRVREVRRAVRSLFARAVSPAPPSRADATRLLDPAIAVARLNKAAAVLGSRRLDWPDDGEPVVRWAGSGKPAADLLLGAIGRSAIDFLTGPDRARLRACPAARCVKYFLQEDPRQTWCSPTCGNRERVNRHYHRNRT; encoded by the coding sequence ATGGCAGCAGTGGCTTTCGAGGTGGCGGCGACGATCCGGCACGACGGCCGGGGCGGCGTCCTGGACGAGCTGGAGTCCGCAACCGGTGTCGCCACCTGGATCGAGCGGAACGCGGCCGGCGTGGCCGAGGTGATCGGGCAGCCGTTCGCACCAGGCTCGGTGGATCCGGAGGAGATCGGGCCACGGGTGCGCGAGGTACGGCGGGCGGTGCGCTCGCTGTTCGCCCGTGCGGTGAGCCCGGCACCGCCCAGCCGCGCGGACGCGACCCGGCTGCTCGATCCGGCGATCGCGGTGGCGCGGCTCAACAAGGCGGCCGCTGTCCTCGGCAGCCGGCGGCTCGACTGGCCGGACGACGGTGAACCGGTGGTCCGCTGGGCGGGGTCCGGCAAGCCCGCGGCCGACCTGCTGCTGGGCGCGATCGGGCGATCCGCGATCGACTTCCTGACCGGGCCGGACCGCGCTCGCCTGCGCGCCTGTCCGGCGGCACGCTGCGTCAAGTACTTCCTGCAGGAAGATCCCCGGCAGACCTGGTGCTCACCCACCTGCGGCAACCGCGAACGCGTCAACCGGCACTACCACCGCAACCGAACCTGA
- a CDS encoding maleylpyruvate isomerase family mycothiol-dependent enzyme has translation MNPRPSVAAAVERLTAVIAPVDEEAARAASGLPGWSRAHVMAHLANFSLAMTRQVDEARAGRLVEMYDGGRPARSAAIEADSARPAEELKDRVNAATADLLAAWAQVDDWSRPVSHRNGDLASTVFTAWREFEVHTVDLALAATSDDWSPEFCLHLLDFLRPRTPEGIRLRLEAEDVVWEEGGGQVRVVKGRLTDLTAWMAGRQPVSSLVGELPELSPWP, from the coding sequence GTGAATCCCCGTCCGAGCGTCGCAGCAGCCGTCGAACGCCTCACCGCGGTCATCGCACCGGTGGACGAGGAGGCCGCCCGGGCCGCGTCCGGCCTGCCCGGGTGGTCGCGCGCCCACGTGATGGCGCACCTCGCCAACTTCAGCCTCGCGATGACCCGGCAGGTCGACGAGGCCCGGGCCGGCCGGCTGGTGGAGATGTACGACGGCGGCCGCCCCGCGCGGTCCGCCGCGATCGAGGCCGACTCGGCGAGGCCGGCCGAGGAGCTCAAGGACCGGGTGAACGCCGCGACCGCGGACCTGCTCGCGGCGTGGGCGCAGGTGGACGACTGGAGCCGCCCGGTGAGCCACCGCAACGGCGATCTGGCCTCGACGGTCTTCACCGCCTGGCGGGAGTTCGAGGTGCACACCGTCGACCTGGCGCTCGCTGCGACCAGCGACGACTGGAGTCCGGAGTTCTGCCTGCACCTGCTCGACTTCCTGCGGCCGCGGACACCCGAGGGGATCCGGTTGCGGCTGGAGGCCGAGGACGTGGTCTGGGAAGAAGGCGGCGGCCAGGTCCGAGTCGTCAAGGGCAGACTCACGGACCTGACCGCCTGGATGGCCGGACGACAGCCGGTCAGCTCCCTGGTGGGTGAGCTGCCCGAGCTGTCGCCCTGGCCATGA